The following coding sequences lie in one Chryseobacterium culicis genomic window:
- a CDS encoding helix-turn-helix domain-containing protein — translation MNSSEKNIPVHNLVSEEFQVNTLENGHPENFEDIHRHNFFEIIWFKEVHTDSSLELDFESYPVKNNQICIIVPGQVFNMKLRKEKGSVLAISKEIFKEACDTEVVLANGARPFFLDEESSETGNMLISMIKQEYLGSGRVEILKAYLRAFCLIITDQITMQNTEEDDKPRIQQLVALIEEHYITQKNTDFYAEQLKISAHHLNDIVRISRGTTVKKMIAQRLILEAKRELSFGALTVKEIAFKLGFGDASYFSRFFKKHTRQNPDGFRDGKG, via the coding sequence ATGAATTCATCTGAAAAAAATATTCCTGTTCATAACCTGGTGTCTGAAGAATTTCAGGTCAACACCTTAGAAAATGGACATCCGGAAAACTTCGAGGATATTCATCGGCATAATTTTTTTGAAATTATCTGGTTTAAAGAAGTTCATACAGACAGCAGTCTTGAGTTGGATTTTGAGAGTTATCCTGTGAAAAACAACCAGATCTGTATTATTGTTCCCGGACAGGTTTTTAATATGAAACTCCGCAAGGAAAAAGGATCTGTCTTGGCTATCAGCAAAGAAATTTTCAAAGAAGCCTGCGATACTGAAGTGGTTCTGGCAAACGGAGCCAGACCTTTCTTTTTAGATGAAGAAAGCAGTGAAACCGGAAATATGCTGATTTCCATGATCAAACAGGAGTATCTTGGCTCCGGACGTGTGGAAATTTTAAAAGCCTATCTGAGAGCTTTCTGTCTCATTATTACGGATCAGATTACGATGCAGAATACCGAGGAAGATGATAAACCGAGGATTCAGCAACTGGTAGCACTGATAGAAGAACACTACATCACTCAGAAAAACACTGATTTTTATGCTGAGCAGCTCAAAATAAGCGCCCATCACCTTAATGATATTGTCCGGATTTCCCGGGGAACAACGGTAAAAAAAATGATTGCCCAAAGACTTATTCTGGAAGCCAAAAGAGAGCTTAGTTTTGGAGCTTTAACGGTAAAAGAGATTGCTTTTAAATTAGGTTTTGGTGATGCTTCTTACTTTTCCCGTTTTTTTAAAAAACATACCCGGCAGAATCCTGATGGGTTCAGGGATGGAAAAGGCTAA
- a CDS encoding DUF6268 family outer membrane beta-barrel protein, protein MKRTLSTALCCILPLGYWVNAQSGISAELKTEYIPASSYIRPEDSAKTNSKSDFKRVDLNLSIPLSVKKDSNGKIRAWSMLLSGSYAKMAHKNYETALFPDQMLNAQVGIQHLRPLGKKWSMMMTASVGVYTDLEKIDFDDVLGQGGVLFIRHFNPNLSLGAGPVLTTAFGVPMILPWIYFDWKTNGKIKFKINFPEGMEAGYLFSDKFALKAVVELNGMTAERSINGKSMLLGYQQITAGLRPELKINDKLTVRLTGGTAILRSFSENDRKISSIFRDKKIADPRFSSTFYAAVSLRWNLP, encoded by the coding sequence ATGAAAAGAACCCTTTCGACAGCTCTATGCTGTATATTGCCATTGGGATATTGGGTAAATGCACAGTCCGGCATCTCTGCAGAGCTTAAAACCGAATACATTCCTGCTTCCAGCTATATCCGTCCGGAAGACAGCGCAAAAACCAATTCTAAAAGTGATTTTAAAAGAGTAGATCTGAACCTCAGTATTCCGTTATCAGTAAAAAAAGATTCCAATGGGAAAATAAGAGCATGGTCTATGCTGCTCAGTGGATCTTATGCAAAGATGGCCCATAAAAATTACGAAACTGCATTATTTCCGGATCAGATGCTGAACGCACAGGTCGGAATACAGCATCTGAGACCTTTGGGCAAAAAATGGAGTATGATGATGACGGCATCTGTAGGCGTATATACAGACCTTGAAAAAATAGATTTCGATGATGTGCTGGGACAGGGAGGAGTTTTATTTATCAGGCATTTTAATCCTAACCTTTCGTTAGGAGCCGGACCGGTGCTTACCACTGCTTTTGGTGTCCCTATGATTTTACCATGGATCTATTTCGACTGGAAAACCAACGGAAAGATTAAATTCAAGATTAACTTCCCGGAAGGAATGGAAGCCGGATATCTTTTCTCCGATAAATTTGCTTTAAAAGCTGTTGTAGAACTGAATGGAATGACCGCAGAGAGAAGTATAAACGGAAAATCGATGTTATTAGGTTACCAGCAGATCACCGCAGGACTCAGACCGGAATTAAAAATTAATGACAAGCTCACTGTACGTCTTACGGGAGGAACAGCGATATTGAGAAGCTTTAGTGAAAATGACCGGAAAATCAGCAGCATTTTCAGAGACAAAAAAATAGCTGATCCGAGATTTTCAAGCACATTTTACGCTGCAGTATCATTACGCTGGAATCTTCCATAA
- a CDS encoding sensor histidine kinase, protein MIHFVVFRKHIFVILFWLVFAVAIWINFQATSDNITAVFQTIVLSITSFFFTHFLTTKLLPKALRSKKMSVFLIQATVIIFALSFIYSLIFTYIEGSNKTVLPPNFSDHAPLLWKGFYLALPASFLINGAACGVKFYQEHGKIERDHILLQQAHLENQLKLLQDQINPHVVFNILNHIHILMRNDIKLADYLLLKFSDILRYQLYHCNQNLVPLDKDIEHVQNLVEVEKLRWGNELDVNTSWELSHKNLFIAPLLLVPFIENAFKYVCRLPGHKGYIMISCREKDNTLSFYIENSYSEMISHKKKDGVGGIGLENVKKRLKLQYPDAHDLNIESDHHVFKISLTLQLSDRHE, encoded by the coding sequence ATGATACATTTCGTTGTTTTCAGAAAGCATATTTTCGTTATCCTATTCTGGCTCGTCTTTGCGGTTGCCATCTGGATTAATTTCCAGGCGACATCTGACAATATTACCGCTGTTTTTCAGACCATTGTATTAAGCATAACTTCATTTTTTTTCACTCATTTTCTAACAACAAAGCTCCTTCCAAAAGCGCTGCGTTCTAAAAAGATGAGCGTATTTCTGATTCAGGCAACGGTTATTATTTTTGCACTAAGTTTTATCTATTCTCTTATATTCACTTATATTGAAGGAAGTAACAAAACTGTTCTCCCTCCCAATTTCTCAGACCACGCTCCTCTTCTATGGAAAGGTTTTTATCTCGCGCTGCCTGCTTCTTTTCTGATTAACGGTGCTGCCTGTGGAGTCAAATTTTATCAGGAACACGGAAAAATAGAACGTGATCATATTCTTCTTCAGCAGGCTCATCTGGAAAACCAGCTCAAATTGCTTCAGGATCAGATTAATCCACATGTGGTCTTTAATATTCTGAATCACATTCATATTCTGATGAGAAATGACATCAAACTTGCTGATTATCTATTGCTTAAATTTTCTGATATTTTGCGTTATCAGCTATATCACTGTAATCAGAATCTGGTTCCTCTGGACAAAGATATTGAACATGTTCAGAACCTTGTAGAAGTGGAGAAATTAAGATGGGGCAACGAACTGGATGTCAATACCTCTTGGGAATTAAGCCATAAAAACTTGTTTATAGCACCTCTTCTTCTGGTTCCTTTTATTGAAAATGCTTTTAAATATGTCTGCAGGCTTCCCGGCCACAAAGGATACATTATGATTTCATGCAGGGAAAAAGACAATACGCTTTCTTTTTATATTGAAAACTCCTACTCAGAGATGATAAGCCATAAAAAGAAGGATGGTGTGGGAGGAATAGGTCTTGAAAATGTAAAAAAACGCCTGAAGCTGCAATATCCTGATGCTCATGATTTAAACATAGAATCAGATCATCATGTTTTCAAAATATCTTTAACCTTACAACTTTCTGACCGCCATGAGTAA
- a CDS encoding LytR/AlgR family response regulator transcription factor, translated as MSNTIPKMKCLIIDDEPLARFHLKELADQIDFLSVEGTCATALEADTKVKETEIDLLFLDINMPYLTGLEFLEQLENPPLCILTTAYSEYALEGFRLQVVDYLLKPIAFNRFYQAVNKAQQQFIISEKLKKNTPLDDPFLYVRQSDSFIKVSWVDILYIESMQNYTKLHFKNKSLIIHQTMKAIEESLPSDHFFRIHKSYLINITHIDMISGGRLFINKIELPISRTRKEELLNQVVYKKLISK; from the coding sequence ATGAGTAATACGATTCCCAAAATGAAATGTCTGATTATAGATGATGAGCCACTGGCAAGATTTCACCTCAAAGAACTGGCTGATCAGATTGATTTTTTATCGGTGGAAGGAACCTGTGCTACAGCTCTGGAAGCTGATACCAAAGTAAAGGAAACAGAAATTGATCTTCTATTCCTGGATATCAACATGCCTTACCTCACTGGTCTGGAATTTTTGGAACAGCTTGAAAACCCTCCTTTATGCATTCTTACTACAGCGTATTCTGAATATGCGCTGGAAGGATTCCGTCTGCAGGTAGTGGATTATCTTTTAAAACCCATTGCTTTCAACCGTTTTTATCAGGCAGTAAATAAGGCACAGCAACAGTTTATCATCAGTGAAAAGCTGAAAAAGAATACTCCTCTGGATGATCCTTTTCTGTATGTGAGGCAGTCTGATAGTTTCATTAAGGTTTCGTGGGTAGATATTCTGTACATTGAAAGTATGCAGAATTATACCAAGCTTCATTTTAAAAATAAATCACTGATTATCCATCAAACGATGAAAGCTATTGAAGAATCTCTCCCCTCAGACCATTTTTTCAGGATTCATAAATCCTACCTCATCAATATTACCCATATTGACATGATTTCAGGAGGACGCCTTTTCATTAATAAAATTGAGCTTCCTATATCCCGTACCCGAAAGGAAGAATTACTGAATCAGGTGGTTTATAAGAAATTAATAAGTAAATAG
- a CDS encoding porin family protein, whose amino-acid sequence MKQQFLALSSLLLCISCTVETKAQQTPAFHIGVKGGANFTKTSTESSSLEGKYGFGYQAGVMTRMDLGKLYVQGEALFNKRKTTYESQDGSSSKLSWNAIDIPVVVGYKFIKNDDFNVRIFAGGVYSYAFNNNVSTSQALLEGFKKFDKSNIGVTGGLGLDYKNFTVDLRYETSLSSISKEFKSKPHSFSLGIGYFLF is encoded by the coding sequence ATGAAGCAGCAATTTTTAGCGCTGAGCTCCCTATTATTGTGCATCTCCTGCACCGTAGAAACTAAAGCACAGCAAACCCCAGCTTTTCACATCGGAGTAAAGGGAGGAGCAAATTTCACAAAAACGTCCACGGAATCTTCTTCTTTAGAAGGGAAATACGGATTCGGTTATCAGGCAGGAGTAATGACGAGAATGGACCTCGGAAAACTATATGTACAGGGAGAGGCTCTTTTCAACAAAAGAAAAACAACTTACGAATCCCAAGACGGAAGCTCTTCAAAACTTTCATGGAACGCTATTGATATTCCTGTAGTAGTGGGATATAAGTTTATTAAAAATGATGATTTTAATGTAAGGATATTTGCCGGAGGCGTATACAGCTATGCCTTCAACAATAATGTATCTACTTCCCAGGCTCTGCTGGAGGGCTTTAAAAAGTTTGACAAGTCCAATATTGGAGTCACAGGAGGTTTAGGATTAGATTATAAGAATTTCACAGTAGATTTGAGGTATGAGACCAGTCTTTCAAGTATCAGTAAAGAATTTAAGTCCAAACCCCACAGTTTTTCCCTGGGAATAGGTTATTTCTTATTCTAA
- a CDS encoding multidrug effflux MFS transporter: MKKNLNIVVFILALLNTLESLSIDLYLPAFPSMAKIFNTDIGHIQVSISVFFAGFAFGQLLWGPLSDKKGRKPMLYCGLLLFIIGATAIYFTSDIYVLWAMRFLQAFGGSAGIVIGRAIIIDLYDKNKAVTIFSQQSQISGIAPIVAPLLGSVFLKFWGWNSSFAFLCIMGLITFFMVYKYVPETNTRIHLSDDEMLNEKGLKEQLKMIISNRDFINSTMVGSIAFASLIIYISNAPFLFMEIHGFSSSTFSFIFAFNSLALITAAYITPKLIKRISNSTLLFSATIVLLIVCTLHILIAAENLSVALEIAMLYLSLLAIGILFPITSAHALSPFKEGRGTAAALLGFMQLMVTFLISGLIGFLEADSIIPMVVTRSAMALIAVWFGYRIFKTQKVTVPIVTQSEN; encoded by the coding sequence ATGAAGAAGAATTTGAATATTGTAGTGTTTATTCTTGCACTACTCAACACGTTAGAATCGCTAAGTATAGATCTTTATCTTCCTGCTTTTCCAAGTATGGCGAAGATTTTTAATACCGATATTGGGCATATTCAGGTATCCATTTCTGTGTTCTTTGCCGGATTTGCTTTCGGACAGCTGCTATGGGGACCTTTATCTGATAAAAAAGGACGAAAACCGATGTTATACTGCGGACTTTTGCTTTTTATTATAGGAGCAACAGCCATTTATTTTACATCGGATATTTATGTGTTATGGGCCATGCGTTTTCTGCAGGCATTCGGAGGTAGCGCAGGGATTGTGATCGGAAGAGCCATCATTATTGATCTCTATGATAAAAATAAAGCAGTCACTATCTTTTCACAACAGTCGCAGATCAGCGGAATTGCACCCATTGTAGCCCCGTTATTGGGAAGTGTATTCCTTAAATTCTGGGGCTGGAACAGTTCGTTTGCCTTTTTATGTATCATGGGGCTGATTACCTTCTTCATGGTGTACAAATATGTGCCGGAAACCAATACCAGAATTCATCTTTCTGATGATGAAATGTTGAATGAAAAAGGATTAAAAGAGCAGTTGAAAATGATCATTTCAAACAGAGATTTTATCAACAGTACCATGGTAGGAAGTATTGCTTTTGCATCCTTGATTATTTACATTTCAAATGCGCCGTTTCTATTTATGGAGATACACGGTTTTTCAAGCAGTACATTTAGTTTTATATTCGCTTTTAATTCATTGGCATTGATAACAGCAGCTTATATTACACCTAAGCTGATCAAAAGAATAAGCAATTCAACCCTTTTATTTTCTGCTACCATTGTATTGCTGATAGTTTGTACATTGCATATTCTCATTGCGGCAGAAAACCTTTCTGTGGCCCTGGAAATTGCAATGTTGTATCTGTCATTATTAGCTATTGGTATTCTGTTTCCCATCACTTCTGCTCATGCTTTATCTCCATTTAAAGAGGGAAGAGGAACAGCGGCAGCATTATTGGGTTTTATGCAGCTGATGGTTACCTTTTTAATATCAGGATTAATAGGGTTTTTAGAGGCCGATTCTATCATTCCGATGGTAGTAACACGTTCCGCAATGGCATTAATTGCTGTATGGTTCGGGTATCGAATTTTTAAGACTCAAAAAGTGACCGTTCCAATAGTTACCCAATCCGAAAATTAA